A section of the Cololabis saira isolate AMF1-May2022 chromosome 6, fColSai1.1, whole genome shotgun sequence genome encodes:
- the si:ch211-67e16.11 gene encoding uncharacterized protein si:ch211-67e16.11 isoform X2 — MQLPVLLAALLSALRAAGSVAPGSAAPGRLERWVRSGLQSLQWEQLERCLRSSSVSEAECRRLAHLPLSSVAVYASEPRNAADKVLAILPDSSSGMLSSKLRGGLGVGRMLNRGESLHRHQQPLANSMTHDAVLVLDPSPGENFGHPVVLFYVDMNVTKKRCSHLDGIYLGEECLTLALKGRCQNQLKRRQAGPERLFGNGRLTGGALRGGTGGSRLLERAIGGLCEVHFLPLVVAVGDSNRTQRLRCVDHAEFARCPQPLPMSSSSLPVSSCELNKNTRRCHQQPLATHLSCRLYQTCDHAVLISGGWQQQMTFQRHVQNLHRFFKMLQNNGFHKDHIKTFFASSGHVTDDIEGVYSATEKAVIRNHVSYICRKQHCADTLVLYLNSPTRNDGTMLLWDANLNGIADLKERYSVNELLTDLAGCRATRVLLFVDQSYSGVLSKRLRGSQKHLNVVLIQSQAQQTHAYQNQRLNPSWEDSSWSFISPTTCLLDHLGKGAGTTYLLEPWAGLLNVTLAGAPCNVTPPLTDSEMRREYQGCQNLPTALWHQKHRRIN; from the exons ATGCAGCTGCCGGTGCTTCTCGCAGCGCTGCTGTCCGCCCTCCGGGCCGCGGGCTCCGTGGCCCCGGGCTCCGCGGCCCCGGGCCGGCTGGAGCGCTGGGTCCGCTCAGGGCTGCAGTCTCTGCAGTGGGAGCAGCTGGAGCGCTGCCTGCGCTCGTCCTCCGTGTCCGAGGCGGAGTGCAGGCGGCTGGCTCACCTGCCGCTCTCCTCCGTGGCCGTGTACGCGTCGGAGCCGCGCAATGCTGCAG ACAAAGTTCTGGCCATCCTCCCGGACTCTTCAAGCGGGATGCTGAGCTCCAAGTTACGCGGAGGCCTGGGCGTCGGGCGGATGCTGAACAGAGGGGAGTCTCTCCACAGACACCAGCAGCCTCTGGCCAACTCCATGACCCACGATGCCGTTCTGGTGCTGGACCCCAGCCCTGGGGAGAACTTTGGACACCCCGTGGTCCTCTTCTACGTGGATATGAATGTGACCAAGAAGAGATGCTCCCACCTGGATGGCATTTACTTGG GCGAGGAGTGTTTGACTCTGGCCCTGAAGGGTCGGTGTCAGAACCAGTTGAAGCGTCGCCAGGCCGGCCCGGAGAGGCTTTTTGGTAATGGCCGGCTCACAGGCGGGGCACTGCGGGGCGGCACCGGCGGCAGCCGTCTGCTGGAGCGAGCCATCGGCGGGCTGTGTGAGGTCCACTTCCTGCCGCTGGTGGTCGCAGTCGGAGACAGCAACCGCACTCAGAGACTTAGATGTGTTG ACCACGCAGAGTTTGCCAGGTGCCCTCAGCCGCTGCCCATGAGCTCTTCCAGTCTCCCCGTGTCCAGCTGCGAGCTGAATAAAAACACCCGACGCTGCCACCAGCAGCCGCTGGCCACCCACCTGTCCTGCCGCCTGTACCAGACCTGTGACCACGCGGTGCTCATCTcag GAGGCTGGCAGCAGCAGATGACGTTCCAGCGTCACGTTCAGAACCTTCACAGATTCTTCAAAATGCTCCAAAATAACGGCTTCCATAAGGATCACATCAAGACCTTCTTCGCCAGCAGCGGACACGTTACTG ACGATATAGAGGGTGTGTACTCTGCAACGGAGAAAGCAGTGATCCGTAACCACGTGTCGTACATCTGCAGGAAGCAGCACTGCGCTGACACGCTGGTTTTGTACCTGAACTCGCCGACGCGCAACGACGGCACCATGTTGCTGTGGGACGCCAACCTAAATGGCATC GCCGATCTGAAAGAGCGTTATTCAGTGAACGAGCTGCTGACTGACCTGGCCGGCTGCAGGGCGACTCGTGTCCTGCTTTTTGTGGACCAGAGCTACAGTGGAGTTCTGTCCAAGAGACTCAGGGGTTCGCAGAAGCACCTCAACGTGGTTTTGATCCAGAGCCAAGCCCAACAGACCCACGCCTACCAGAATCAGAGACTAAACCCCAGCTGGGAGGACAGCAGCTGGTCCTTCATCAGCCCTACCACCTGCCTGCTGGACCATCTGGGAAAG GGTGCCGGGACAACTTACCTCCTGGAGCCGTGGGCCGGCCTTTTAAACGTGACATTGGCCGGTGCGCCTTGCAATGTCACTCCACCTCTGACAGACAGCGAAATGCGTCGAGAGTACCAGGGCTGCCAGAACCTACCGACCGCTCTCTGGCACCAGAAACACCGGAGGATCAACTGA
- the si:ch211-67e16.11 gene encoding uncharacterized protein si:ch211-67e16.11 isoform X1: MQLPVLLAALLSALRAAGSVAPGSAAPGRLERWVRSGLQSLQWEQLERCLRSSSVSEAECRRLAHLPLSSVAVYASEPRNAADKVLAILPDSSSGMLSSKLRGGLGVGRMLNRGESLHRHQQPLANSMTHDAVLVLDPSPGENFGHPVVLFYVDMNVTKKRCSHLDGIYLGEECLTLALKGRCQNQLKRRQAGPERLFGNGRLTGGALRGGTGGSRLLERAIGGLCEVHFLPLVVAVGDSNRTQRLRCVDHAEFARCPQPLPMSSSSLPVSSCELNKNTRRCHQQPLATHLSCRLYQTCDHAVLISGGWQQQMTFQRHVQNLHRFFKMLQNNGFHKDHIKTFFASSGHVTDDIEGVYSATEKAVIRNHVSYICRKQHCADTLVLYLNSPTRNDGTMLLWDANLNGIADLKERYSVNELLTDLAGCRATRVLLFVDQSYSGVLSKRLRGSQKHLNVVLIQSQAQQTHAYQNQRLNPSWEDSSWSFISPTTCLLDHLGKASFHGAGTTYLLEPWAGLLNVTLAGAPCNVTPPLTDSEMRREYQGCQNLPTALWHQKHRRIN; the protein is encoded by the exons ATGCAGCTGCCGGTGCTTCTCGCAGCGCTGCTGTCCGCCCTCCGGGCCGCGGGCTCCGTGGCCCCGGGCTCCGCGGCCCCGGGCCGGCTGGAGCGCTGGGTCCGCTCAGGGCTGCAGTCTCTGCAGTGGGAGCAGCTGGAGCGCTGCCTGCGCTCGTCCTCCGTGTCCGAGGCGGAGTGCAGGCGGCTGGCTCACCTGCCGCTCTCCTCCGTGGCCGTGTACGCGTCGGAGCCGCGCAATGCTGCAG ACAAAGTTCTGGCCATCCTCCCGGACTCTTCAAGCGGGATGCTGAGCTCCAAGTTACGCGGAGGCCTGGGCGTCGGGCGGATGCTGAACAGAGGGGAGTCTCTCCACAGACACCAGCAGCCTCTGGCCAACTCCATGACCCACGATGCCGTTCTGGTGCTGGACCCCAGCCCTGGGGAGAACTTTGGACACCCCGTGGTCCTCTTCTACGTGGATATGAATGTGACCAAGAAGAGATGCTCCCACCTGGATGGCATTTACTTGG GCGAGGAGTGTTTGACTCTGGCCCTGAAGGGTCGGTGTCAGAACCAGTTGAAGCGTCGCCAGGCCGGCCCGGAGAGGCTTTTTGGTAATGGCCGGCTCACAGGCGGGGCACTGCGGGGCGGCACCGGCGGCAGCCGTCTGCTGGAGCGAGCCATCGGCGGGCTGTGTGAGGTCCACTTCCTGCCGCTGGTGGTCGCAGTCGGAGACAGCAACCGCACTCAGAGACTTAGATGTGTTG ACCACGCAGAGTTTGCCAGGTGCCCTCAGCCGCTGCCCATGAGCTCTTCCAGTCTCCCCGTGTCCAGCTGCGAGCTGAATAAAAACACCCGACGCTGCCACCAGCAGCCGCTGGCCACCCACCTGTCCTGCCGCCTGTACCAGACCTGTGACCACGCGGTGCTCATCTcag GAGGCTGGCAGCAGCAGATGACGTTCCAGCGTCACGTTCAGAACCTTCACAGATTCTTCAAAATGCTCCAAAATAACGGCTTCCATAAGGATCACATCAAGACCTTCTTCGCCAGCAGCGGACACGTTACTG ACGATATAGAGGGTGTGTACTCTGCAACGGAGAAAGCAGTGATCCGTAACCACGTGTCGTACATCTGCAGGAAGCAGCACTGCGCTGACACGCTGGTTTTGTACCTGAACTCGCCGACGCGCAACGACGGCACCATGTTGCTGTGGGACGCCAACCTAAATGGCATC GCCGATCTGAAAGAGCGTTATTCAGTGAACGAGCTGCTGACTGACCTGGCCGGCTGCAGGGCGACTCGTGTCCTGCTTTTTGTGGACCAGAGCTACAGTGGAGTTCTGTCCAAGAGACTCAGGGGTTCGCAGAAGCACCTCAACGTGGTTTTGATCCAGAGCCAAGCCCAACAGACCCACGCCTACCAGAATCAGAGACTAAACCCCAGCTGGGAGGACAGCAGCTGGTCCTTCATCAGCCCTACCACCTGCCTGCTGGACCATCTGGGAAAGGCAAGTTTCCAC GGTGCCGGGACAACTTACCTCCTGGAGCCGTGGGCCGGCCTTTTAAACGTGACATTGGCCGGTGCGCCTTGCAATGTCACTCCACCTCTGACAGACAGCGAAATGCGTCGAGAGTACCAGGGCTGCCAGAACCTACCGACCGCTCTCTGGCACCAGAAACACCGGAGGATCAACTGA
- the si:ch211-67e16.11 gene encoding uncharacterized protein si:ch211-67e16.11 isoform X3 — protein MQLPVLLAALLSALRAAGSVAPGSAAPGRLERWVRSGLQSLQWEQLERCLRSSSVSEAECRRLAHLPLSSVAVYASEPRNAADKVLAILPDSSSGMLSSKLRGGLGVGRMLNRGESLHRHQQPLANSMTHDAVLVLDPSPGENFGHPVVLFYVDMNVTKKRCSHLDGIYLDHAEFARCPQPLPMSSSSLPVSSCELNKNTRRCHQQPLATHLSCRLYQTCDHAVLISGGWQQQMTFQRHVQNLHRFFKMLQNNGFHKDHIKTFFASSGHVTDDIEGVYSATEKAVIRNHVSYICRKQHCADTLVLYLNSPTRNDGTMLLWDANLNGIADLKERYSVNELLTDLAGCRATRVLLFVDQSYSGVLSKRLRGSQKHLNVVLIQSQAQQTHAYQNQRLNPSWEDSSWSFISPTTCLLDHLGKASFHGAGTTYLLEPWAGLLNVTLAGAPCNVTPPLTDSEMRREYQGCQNLPTALWHQKHRRIN, from the exons ATGCAGCTGCCGGTGCTTCTCGCAGCGCTGCTGTCCGCCCTCCGGGCCGCGGGCTCCGTGGCCCCGGGCTCCGCGGCCCCGGGCCGGCTGGAGCGCTGGGTCCGCTCAGGGCTGCAGTCTCTGCAGTGGGAGCAGCTGGAGCGCTGCCTGCGCTCGTCCTCCGTGTCCGAGGCGGAGTGCAGGCGGCTGGCTCACCTGCCGCTCTCCTCCGTGGCCGTGTACGCGTCGGAGCCGCGCAATGCTGCAG ACAAAGTTCTGGCCATCCTCCCGGACTCTTCAAGCGGGATGCTGAGCTCCAAGTTACGCGGAGGCCTGGGCGTCGGGCGGATGCTGAACAGAGGGGAGTCTCTCCACAGACACCAGCAGCCTCTGGCCAACTCCATGACCCACGATGCCGTTCTGGTGCTGGACCCCAGCCCTGGGGAGAACTTTGGACACCCCGTGGTCCTCTTCTACGTGGATATGAATGTGACCAAGAAGAGATGCTCCCACCTGGATGGCATTTACTTGG ACCACGCAGAGTTTGCCAGGTGCCCTCAGCCGCTGCCCATGAGCTCTTCCAGTCTCCCCGTGTCCAGCTGCGAGCTGAATAAAAACACCCGACGCTGCCACCAGCAGCCGCTGGCCACCCACCTGTCCTGCCGCCTGTACCAGACCTGTGACCACGCGGTGCTCATCTcag GAGGCTGGCAGCAGCAGATGACGTTCCAGCGTCACGTTCAGAACCTTCACAGATTCTTCAAAATGCTCCAAAATAACGGCTTCCATAAGGATCACATCAAGACCTTCTTCGCCAGCAGCGGACACGTTACTG ACGATATAGAGGGTGTGTACTCTGCAACGGAGAAAGCAGTGATCCGTAACCACGTGTCGTACATCTGCAGGAAGCAGCACTGCGCTGACACGCTGGTTTTGTACCTGAACTCGCCGACGCGCAACGACGGCACCATGTTGCTGTGGGACGCCAACCTAAATGGCATC GCCGATCTGAAAGAGCGTTATTCAGTGAACGAGCTGCTGACTGACCTGGCCGGCTGCAGGGCGACTCGTGTCCTGCTTTTTGTGGACCAGAGCTACAGTGGAGTTCTGTCCAAGAGACTCAGGGGTTCGCAGAAGCACCTCAACGTGGTTTTGATCCAGAGCCAAGCCCAACAGACCCACGCCTACCAGAATCAGAGACTAAACCCCAGCTGGGAGGACAGCAGCTGGTCCTTCATCAGCCCTACCACCTGCCTGCTGGACCATCTGGGAAAGGCAAGTTTCCAC GGTGCCGGGACAACTTACCTCCTGGAGCCGTGGGCCGGCCTTTTAAACGTGACATTGGCCGGTGCGCCTTGCAATGTCACTCCACCTCTGACAGACAGCGAAATGCGTCGAGAGTACCAGGGCTGCCAGAACCTACCGACCGCTCTCTGGCACCAGAAACACCGGAGGATCAACTGA